A genomic window from Anguilla rostrata isolate EN2019 chromosome 14, ASM1855537v3, whole genome shotgun sequence includes:
- the fut10 gene encoding alpha-(1,3)-fucosyltransferase 10 isoform X1 encodes MARLSLKRLFVFCLCLSASFFLIITIQVMVELGQFEGKVQRHKRPLKDGLESQDHSPLTRRRSPVGPGVWYPFIVWWSPLTGEMGRLGECGKNKCFFTINKTYHNHPSTQAFLFYGTDFNIESLPLPRKAGHHWALFHEESPKNNYKLFHSPVITLFNHTATFSRLSHLPLTTQYLESLELLTSRAHLVPLSQKNRLRSTLAPVVYVQSDCDPPSDRDAYIRELMRHIRVDSYGACLHNRDLPAPLRDSAAMDEPGFLGILAQYKFILAFENAVCDDYITEKLWRPLKLGVVPVYYGAPNVRAWLPSNRSAVVVDPDEPPERLARYLRRLDENDGEYEAYLQWKLRGRVSNPGLLTEMRNRKWGVQDLAQENYIDVFECMVCDRVWENLQRQKEGLAPKTWRAEASHLSCPPPRTFGFPGGPTGEASQRGIWGLSYEQSKLEARALRLLAERNRNFTVGQFWKQPVVPATPLLYCAKGLHFP; translated from the exons ATGGCAAGACTTTCTTTGAAACgactttttgttttctgtctctgCCTTTCAGCATCCTTTTTCCTTATCATTACTATCCAG GTGATGGTGGAGCTGGGGCAGTTTGAGGGCAAAGTGCAAAGACACAAACGTCCTCTGAAGGACGGGCTAGAGTCCCAGGACCACAGCCCTCTGACACGCAGGAGGAGCCCTGTGGGGCCGGGCGTTTGGTACCCCTTCATCGTGTGGTGGTCTCCCCTGACAGGGGAAATGGGGCGACTGGGAGAGTGTGGGAAGAACAAGTGCTTTTTCACCATTAACAAGACTTACCACAACCACCCCTCTACACAGGCCTTCCTGTTTTATG GCACTGACTTCAACATAGAAAGCCTTCCCCTGCCCAGGAAGGCTGGTCACCACTGGGCCCTGTTCCACGAGGAGTCCCCCAAAAACAACTACAAGCTCTTTCACTCGCCCGTCATCACCCTCTTCAACCACACAGCCACCTTCAGCCgtctctctcacctgccccTCACCACCCAGTACCTGGAGAGCTTGGAGCTGCTCACCTCCCGGGCTCACCTTGTCCCCCTGTCCCAAAAGAACCGGCTGAGGAGTACCCTGGCCCCCGTGGTGTACGTGCAGTCGGACTGCGACCCCCCCTCGGACCGGGACGCCTACATTCGGGAGCTGATGAGGCACATCCGGGTGGACTCGTACGGGGCGTGCCTGCACAACAGGGACCTGCCGGCCCCCCTGCGGGACTCCGCCGCCATGGACGAGCCGGGCTTCCTGGGTATCCTGGCGCAGTACAAGTTCATCCTGGCCTTCGAGAACGCCGTCTGCGACGACTACATCACCGAGAAGCTGTGGAGGCCCCTGAAGCTCGGGGTGGTGCCCGTGTACTACGGCGCCCCCAACGTCCGCGCCTGGCTGCCTAGCAACAGGAGCGCCGTCGTGGTGGACCCCGACGAGCCGCCGGAGAGGCTGGCGCGGTACCTGAGGAGGCTGGACGAGAACGACGGGGAGTACGAGGCGTACCTGCAGTGGAAGCTCCGGGGCCGAGTGTCCAACCCTGGCCTGCTGACCGAGATGAGGAACCGCAAGTGGGGCGTCCAGGACCTGGCGCAGGAAAACTACATCGACGTTTTTGAGTGCATGGTGTGCGACCGCGTTTGGGAGAACCtccagagacagaaagag GGCCTCGCTCCCAAAACCTGGCGGGCCGAAGCCAGCCACCTGAGCTGCCCGCCCCCGCGGACGTTCGGGTTCCCCGGCGGCCCCACGGGCGAGGCCTCCCAGAGGGGCATTTGGGGGCTGAGCTACGAGCAGTCTAAGCTGGAGGCGCGAGCCCTGCGCCTGCTGgccgagaggaacagaaactTCACCGTGGGGCAGTTCTGGAAGCAG CCTGTGGTGCCAGCCACCCCTTTGCTGTACTGTGCCAAAGGACTACACTTCCCATAA
- the fut10 gene encoding alpha-(1,3)-fucosyltransferase 10 isoform X2: MARLSLKRLFVFCLCLSASFFLIITIQVMVELGQFEGKVQRHKRPLKDGLESQDHSPLTRRRSPVGPGVWYPFIVWWSPLTGEMGRLGECGKNKCFFTINKTYHNHPSTQAFLFYGTDFNIESLPLPRKAGHHWALFHEESPKNNYKLFHSPVITLFNHTATFSRLSHLPLTTQYLESLELLTSRAHLVPLSQKNRLRSTLAPVVYVQSDCDPPSDRDAYIRELMRHIRVDSYGACLHNRDLPAPLRDSAAMDEPGFLGILAQYKFILAFENAVCDDYITEKLWRPLKLGVVPVYYGAPNVRAWLPSNRSAVVVDPDEPPERLARYLRRLDENDGEYEAYLQWKLRGRVSNPGLLTEMRNRKWGVQDLAQENYIDVFECMVCDRVWENLQRQKEGLAPKTWRAEASHLSCPPPRTFGFPGGPTGEASQRGIWGLSYEQSKLEARALRLLAERNRNFTVGQFWKQVFAD; the protein is encoded by the exons ATGGCAAGACTTTCTTTGAAACgactttttgttttctgtctctgCCTTTCAGCATCCTTTTTCCTTATCATTACTATCCAG GTGATGGTGGAGCTGGGGCAGTTTGAGGGCAAAGTGCAAAGACACAAACGTCCTCTGAAGGACGGGCTAGAGTCCCAGGACCACAGCCCTCTGACACGCAGGAGGAGCCCTGTGGGGCCGGGCGTTTGGTACCCCTTCATCGTGTGGTGGTCTCCCCTGACAGGGGAAATGGGGCGACTGGGAGAGTGTGGGAAGAACAAGTGCTTTTTCACCATTAACAAGACTTACCACAACCACCCCTCTACACAGGCCTTCCTGTTTTATG GCACTGACTTCAACATAGAAAGCCTTCCCCTGCCCAGGAAGGCTGGTCACCACTGGGCCCTGTTCCACGAGGAGTCCCCCAAAAACAACTACAAGCTCTTTCACTCGCCCGTCATCACCCTCTTCAACCACACAGCCACCTTCAGCCgtctctctcacctgccccTCACCACCCAGTACCTGGAGAGCTTGGAGCTGCTCACCTCCCGGGCTCACCTTGTCCCCCTGTCCCAAAAGAACCGGCTGAGGAGTACCCTGGCCCCCGTGGTGTACGTGCAGTCGGACTGCGACCCCCCCTCGGACCGGGACGCCTACATTCGGGAGCTGATGAGGCACATCCGGGTGGACTCGTACGGGGCGTGCCTGCACAACAGGGACCTGCCGGCCCCCCTGCGGGACTCCGCCGCCATGGACGAGCCGGGCTTCCTGGGTATCCTGGCGCAGTACAAGTTCATCCTGGCCTTCGAGAACGCCGTCTGCGACGACTACATCACCGAGAAGCTGTGGAGGCCCCTGAAGCTCGGGGTGGTGCCCGTGTACTACGGCGCCCCCAACGTCCGCGCCTGGCTGCCTAGCAACAGGAGCGCCGTCGTGGTGGACCCCGACGAGCCGCCGGAGAGGCTGGCGCGGTACCTGAGGAGGCTGGACGAGAACGACGGGGAGTACGAGGCGTACCTGCAGTGGAAGCTCCGGGGCCGAGTGTCCAACCCTGGCCTGCTGACCGAGATGAGGAACCGCAAGTGGGGCGTCCAGGACCTGGCGCAGGAAAACTACATCGACGTTTTTGAGTGCATGGTGTGCGACCGCGTTTGGGAGAACCtccagagacagaaagag GGCCTCGCTCCCAAAACCTGGCGGGCCGAAGCCAGCCACCTGAGCTGCCCGCCCCCGCGGACGTTCGGGTTCCCCGGCGGCCCCACGGGCGAGGCCTCCCAGAGGGGCATTTGGGGGCTGAGCTACGAGCAGTCTAAGCTGGAGGCGCGAGCCCTGCGCCTGCTGgccgagaggaacagaaactTCACCGTGGGGCAGTTCTGGAAGCAGGTGTTCGCTGACTGA
- the fut10 gene encoding alpha-(1,3)-fucosyltransferase 10 isoform X3: MVELGQFEGKVQRHKRPLKDGLESQDHSPLTRRRSPVGPGVWYPFIVWWSPLTGEMGRLGECGKNKCFFTINKTYHNHPSTQAFLFYGTDFNIESLPLPRKAGHHWALFHEESPKNNYKLFHSPVITLFNHTATFSRLSHLPLTTQYLESLELLTSRAHLVPLSQKNRLRSTLAPVVYVQSDCDPPSDRDAYIRELMRHIRVDSYGACLHNRDLPAPLRDSAAMDEPGFLGILAQYKFILAFENAVCDDYITEKLWRPLKLGVVPVYYGAPNVRAWLPSNRSAVVVDPDEPPERLARYLRRLDENDGEYEAYLQWKLRGRVSNPGLLTEMRNRKWGVQDLAQENYIDVFECMVCDRVWENLQRQKEGLAPKTWRAEASHLSCPPPRTFGFPGGPTGEASQRGIWGLSYEQSKLEARALRLLAERNRNFTVGQFWKQPVVPATPLLYCAKGLHFP, from the exons ATGGTGGAGCTGGGGCAGTTTGAGGGCAAAGTGCAAAGACACAAACGTCCTCTGAAGGACGGGCTAGAGTCCCAGGACCACAGCCCTCTGACACGCAGGAGGAGCCCTGTGGGGCCGGGCGTTTGGTACCCCTTCATCGTGTGGTGGTCTCCCCTGACAGGGGAAATGGGGCGACTGGGAGAGTGTGGGAAGAACAAGTGCTTTTTCACCATTAACAAGACTTACCACAACCACCCCTCTACACAGGCCTTCCTGTTTTATG GCACTGACTTCAACATAGAAAGCCTTCCCCTGCCCAGGAAGGCTGGTCACCACTGGGCCCTGTTCCACGAGGAGTCCCCCAAAAACAACTACAAGCTCTTTCACTCGCCCGTCATCACCCTCTTCAACCACACAGCCACCTTCAGCCgtctctctcacctgccccTCACCACCCAGTACCTGGAGAGCTTGGAGCTGCTCACCTCCCGGGCTCACCTTGTCCCCCTGTCCCAAAAGAACCGGCTGAGGAGTACCCTGGCCCCCGTGGTGTACGTGCAGTCGGACTGCGACCCCCCCTCGGACCGGGACGCCTACATTCGGGAGCTGATGAGGCACATCCGGGTGGACTCGTACGGGGCGTGCCTGCACAACAGGGACCTGCCGGCCCCCCTGCGGGACTCCGCCGCCATGGACGAGCCGGGCTTCCTGGGTATCCTGGCGCAGTACAAGTTCATCCTGGCCTTCGAGAACGCCGTCTGCGACGACTACATCACCGAGAAGCTGTGGAGGCCCCTGAAGCTCGGGGTGGTGCCCGTGTACTACGGCGCCCCCAACGTCCGCGCCTGGCTGCCTAGCAACAGGAGCGCCGTCGTGGTGGACCCCGACGAGCCGCCGGAGAGGCTGGCGCGGTACCTGAGGAGGCTGGACGAGAACGACGGGGAGTACGAGGCGTACCTGCAGTGGAAGCTCCGGGGCCGAGTGTCCAACCCTGGCCTGCTGACCGAGATGAGGAACCGCAAGTGGGGCGTCCAGGACCTGGCGCAGGAAAACTACATCGACGTTTTTGAGTGCATGGTGTGCGACCGCGTTTGGGAGAACCtccagagacagaaagag GGCCTCGCTCCCAAAACCTGGCGGGCCGAAGCCAGCCACCTGAGCTGCCCGCCCCCGCGGACGTTCGGGTTCCCCGGCGGCCCCACGGGCGAGGCCTCCCAGAGGGGCATTTGGGGGCTGAGCTACGAGCAGTCTAAGCTGGAGGCGCGAGCCCTGCGCCTGCTGgccgagaggaacagaaactTCACCGTGGGGCAGTTCTGGAAGCAG CCTGTGGTGCCAGCCACCCCTTTGCTGTACTGTGCCAAAGGACTACACTTCCCATAA